The Lipingzhangella halophila genome segment GTGACGCCTATGAGGATTATACCAGTATTCTATCCATTCGAAGATCGCTGTGGCCAATTCCTCGCGGGTTTTCCACGGTCGGCTGTCGAGTAACTCCAACTGCATCGTCGCCCACAGCGACTCCATCATGGAATTGTCATAGCAGTCACCCACCGTTCCCATCGACCCGAGAAGTCCGGCATCGCGCAACCGCGTCCCGAATGCCCACGACGTGTACTGGGTCCCGTGGTCGCAAATGCAGGATCGTAGAGCGCGGCAGCGGAGTGCGCCGTGCGACGGCCATTGCCAGCGCATTGACCACTAGGTCGGTGTCCTGGCGGCCATCCATCGACCATCCGATAACACGCCGCGAATAAGCGTCCATCACGGCAGCGCAGTAGAGTTTCCCTTCATGGGTGGGGTGTTCGGTGGTATCGGTCAGCCAGAGGCGGTCGCGCCGAGCGACATGGAAGCGGCGCTGGACCAGATCCTCCTCGGTGGCGGGGGGGTGGCCCGGCCGCGGCGGGTCCGGCGCCGGTTGAGGCCCTGCAGGCCGGCATCGCGCATGAGGCGCTCCACCCGCTTGCGGTTGACGCGCTCGCCCAGGCCCAGCACCAGTTCGGCGTGCCCGCGCGGCGCCCCGTAGGTGCCGCGCGATTCCTCGTGAATGGTGCGGATCATCTTCGTGATTTCCTTGTTGCGCTGGGCGCGCGGCGATTCGGGCCGATCGCGCCAGGCATAGTATCCCGACGTGGAGACGTTGAGTACTCGCCCGTGCAACCGCGACCGGGATCGAGTCGGCCACACATTCACGGACCAGCGAGTACATTACTGTGGGAGTACATTCTCACTGGCAAAATAGGCTGCGGCCCGCTTGAGGATCGCGTTCTCGGCTTCCAATTGCTTGGTGCGGCGGCGCAGCTCGGCCAGTTCCTTCTTCTCCGCATTGGTGGGTCGGGTGCAGGGCTCGTGCGAGTTCCCGAAGCGTGCGGTCGGCCGGGTTCGGGGTGGATCCGGCCGGATACGCAGACAGGCACGGGCTTCGCGATCATTGTGGTGTCCAGCCGCATGATCCCGAAGGTCTTCCGCGCCTCCCCTGCCATCATCCCCGATCCCCGCCCCTCGCACTCTTGACACCCGCGACATCACGGACCTGCGCCCCTACCTGGAGAAGATCCCCGACCCCCGCTCCCCACACGGCCGCTGGTACCCCCTGACCAGCATCCTCACCATCTGCGCCTGCGCCGCGGTCTCCGGAGCCAAGACCATCGAGGAGACCGCCGAATGGGGACAACGCACCCCGCAACACCTCCTGACGGCGATCGGTGTCCGTCCCCACCCCTTCCGCCGGCGGCACTCCCCGGCGGCCTGCACCATCGACCGCGTCCTGACGCGCATCGACGCACACGCCCTGGACTCCGCCATCGGCGCCTACCTCGCCGACCGCCACCGCGCAGCCACCGAGGACACCCACGACAGCTCCACCCGACCCCAGAACCCGCCGCCCGCACACGACGCACGCGCCGTGGACGGCAAAGCCCTCAAGGATCGGCCCGGCTCGACCAGCCGCGCCGCCACCTGCTCTCGGCTCTCACCCACCACCCGCACCTCACCCTCGCCCAGGCCGAGGTCGGCGCCAAGACGAACGAGACACGCCACTTCCTCCCCCTGCTGGAGGGCTTGGACCTGGCCGGGCGCGTGGTCACCTTCGACGCCCTCCACACCGTCAAGGACCACCTCAAGCGGCTGGTCCAGGACCGGGGCGCCCACTATGCGGCGGTGGTCAAGACCAACCAGCCCACCCTGTTCGCCCAGGTCTC includes the following:
- a CDS encoding integrase core domain-containing protein; its protein translation is MGTVGDCYDNSMMESLWATMQLELLDSRPWKTREELATAIFEWIEYWYNPHRRHSSIGMRSPATFEGLNLPSGTRG
- a CDS encoding DDE-type integrase/transposase/recombinase, whose protein sequence is MVQRRFHVARRDRLWLTDTTEHPTHEGKLYCAAVMDAYSRRVIGWSMDGRQDTDLVVNALAMAVARRTPLPRSTILHLRPRDPVHVVGIRDAVARCRTSRVDGNGG
- a CDS encoding IS3 family transposase, which produces MNVWPTRSRSRLHGRVLNVSTSGYYAWRDRPESPRAQRNKEITKMIRTIHEESRGTYGAPRGHAELVLGLGERVNRKRVERLMRDAGLQGLNRRRTRRGRATPPPPRRIWSSAASMSLGATASG
- a CDS encoding ISAs1 family transposase, which encodes MGTTHPATPPDGDRCPSPPLPPAALPGGLHHRPRPDAHRRTRPGLRHRRLPRRPPPRSHRGHPRQLHPTPEPAARTRRTRRGRQSPQGSARLDQPRRHLLSALTHHPHLTLAQAEVGAKTNETRHFLPLLEGLDLAGRVVTFDALHTVKDHLKRLVQDRGAHYAAVVKTNQPTLFAQVSGLPWKNVPIAHSVSETGHGRRESRSLKVMGIADSLGGIAFPHARLALRVHRRRQQTGKKQTRETVYAVTSLDAHRTTPAELAALIRGHWAIENSSHHIRDVTFGEDASTIHAGSAPRAMAALRNLAIGVLKVAGANNIAKATPAIRDLPERALPFCGISYEPDPSGT